The nucleotide sequence ACTTGCGAATGCACTACCCCTTGCAAAGGCggcactccctgcgaaggtagccctcctctcgaaggcagccctccttgcgaagacaacactcctagcgaaggcagcactccttgcgaaggcagcactcctttcgaaggcagtactccttgcgaaggcagcactccttttgaaggcagcactcctagcgatggcagcacaccttgcaaaggcagcacttcttgcgaaggcaccacaccctgcgaatgcagatctctgtgcaaaggcagcactccgtgggaaggcagcactacgtgcgaaggctgcactccgtgcgaaggctgcactccttgcgaaggcagcactccttgcgaaggcagcactcctagcgaaggcagcactccttgcgaaggcagcacttcttgcaaaggcaccactccctgcgaatgcagatctctgtgcaaaggcagcactccgtgcgaaggcagcactacgtgcgaaggctgcactccatgcgaaggcagcactccttgcaaaggcagcactccttgcgaaggcagcactctttgcgaaggcagcactccttgcgaaggcagcactccttgcaaaggcagcactccttgcaaaggcagcactccttgtgaaggcaccaccccttgcgaaggcagaactccctgcaaaggcagccctccttgcgaagacaacagtccatgcaaaggcagcactccttgcggaggcagcactctgtgcaaaggcagcactccctgcaaaggcagcactccctgcgaaggcagcaccccctgcgtaggcagcactccctgcgaaagcagccctccttgagaaggcagcattccttgtgaaggcaactctccttgcgaaggcaacagtccatgcaaaggcagcactccttgcggaggcagcactctgtgcaaaggcagcactccctgcaaaggcagcactccctgcgaaggcagcactccctgcgtaggcagcactccctgcgaaggcagccctccttgcgaaggcagcactcagtcaaaggaagcactccgtgagaaggcagcactatgtgcgaaggctgcactccgtgcgaaagcagcactccttgcgaaggcagcactccttgcgaaggcagcattccttgtgaaggcaactctccttgcgaaggcagcactccctgcgtaggcagcactccctgcgaaggcagcactcctagcgaaggcagcactcctagcgaaggcagaactccttgcgaaggcagcaatccttgcaaaggcagcactccttgcgaaggcaacagtccatgtgaaggcagcaatccttgcgaaggcagcactccttgcgaaggcagcactccttgcgaaggctgcactccttgcgaaggctgcaatccttgcgaaggcagcaccctgagcaaaagcagcactccatgcgaaggctgcactccgtgcgaaggtagcactccttgcaaaggcagcactcattgggaggcagcactcgttgcaaaggcagtaatccctgcgaaggcagcagtacttgtgaaggcattaccccttgcgaaggaagcactccctgcgaagggagccctccttgcgaaggcagacctccgtgcgaaggcagcacttctagcgaaggcagcactccttggaaggcagcactccttgcaagagcagctttccttgcgaaggcagctctccttgcgaaggctgcactccctgcgtaggcagcactccctgcgaaggcagcactcctagcgaaggcagcactcctagcgaaggcaacactccttgcaaaggcagcactccttgcgaaggcagcactccttgcgaaggcaacagttcatgcaaagggagcactccttgcggaggcagcactatgtgcaaaggcagcactccctgcaaaggcaacactctgtgcaaaggcagcactccttgcgaaggcagcactccttgcgatggcatttttccctgcgaaggcagcattccttgcaaaggcagcactcctggcgaagacaaaaccccttgcgaagacagcactccctacaaaggcagccctcgttgcgaaggcagcactccttgcgaaggcagcactccttgcgaaggcagcactccttgcaaaggcagcactcattggaaggcagcactcgttgcaaaggcagtactccctgcgaaggcggCAGCACTTgcaaaggcattaccccttgcgaagcagcactccctgtgaagggagccctccttgcgaaggcagccctccgtgcgaagttagcacttctagcgaaggcagcactccttggaaggaagcactccttgcgaaggcagcacccttgcgaaggcagtactacttgcgaaggcaacactccttgcgaaggcagcactccttgcgaaggcagcactcgttgtgaacgcagcactccttgcgaaggcaacactccttgcaaaggcagcactccctgcgaaggcagcactccttgcgaaggcgccaccccttgcgaaggcagcactccctgcgaaggcagcacctcatgcgaaggaagcactctgtgCGTATGCTGCACTCCGTGCGGCGGCAGCAatttgtgcaaaggcagcactccttgcgaaggctgcactccgtacgaaggcagcacacctagcgaaggcagcactctgtcctaaggcagcactccttgggaaggcagcactccttgcgaaggcagcactccttgcgaaggctgcactccttgggaaggcagcactccttgcgaaggcagcactccttgcggatgcagcactccctgcaaaggcagccctcattgcgaaggcagcactccgtgcgaaggcagcaatccttgcgaaagcagcactccttgcgaaggcatcactccttgcgaaggcagcactccttgcgaaggaagcactcattgtgaggcagcactctttgcaaaggcagtacccctgagaaggcagcactacttgcgaatgcattaccccttgcgaaggcagaactccctgGGAAGGCagacctcctctcgaaggcagccctccttgcgaaggcagcactcgtagcgaaggcagcactccttgcgaaggcagcattcctttcgaaggcagtactccttgcgaaggcagcactcctttagaatgcagcactcctagcgaaggctgcacaccttgcgaatgcagcacttcttgcgaaggcaccacaccctgcgaatgcagatatctgtgcaaaggcagcactccgtgggaaggcagcactacgtgcgaaggctgcactccgtgcgaaggcagcactcattgcgaaggcagtactccttgcgaaggcagcactccttgcgaaggcagcactacttgcgaaggcagcactcactgcgtaggcagcactccccgcgaaggcagcactcctagcgaaggcagcactcctagcgaaggcagcactcctagcgaaggcagcactccttgcaaaggcagcactccttgcaaaggcagcactccttgcaaaggcagcactccttgcgaaggcaacagtccatgcaaaggcagcactccttgcggaggcagcactccttgtgaaggctgcactccttgtgaaggctgcactccttgcgaaggcagcactctgagcaaaagcagcactccatgcgaaagctgcactccatgcgaaggcagccctccgtgcgaaggcagcacttatagcgaaggcagcactccttggaatgcagcactccttgcgaaggcagcactccttgcaaaggcagctctccttgcgaaggcagcactccctgcgtaggcagcactccctgcgtaggcagcactccttgcgaaggctgcactcctagcgaaggcagcacttctagcgaaggcagcactccttgcgaaggcagcactccttgcaaaggcagcactccttgcgaaggcaacagaccatgcaaaggcagcactccttgcggaggcagcactttgtgcaaaggcagcactccctgcaaaggcagccctcattgcgaaggcagcactcctcgcgaaggcagcactccttgcgaaggcatttctccttgcgaaggcagcactccctgcgtaggcagcactccctgcgtaggcagcactccttgcgaaggctgcactcctagcgaaggcagcacttctagcgaaggcagcactccttgcgaaggcagcactccttgcaaaggcagcactccttgcgaaggcaacagaccatgcaaaggcagcactccttgcggaggcagcactttgtgcaaaggcagcactccctgcaaaggcagccctcattgcgaaggcagcactcctcgcgaaggcagcactccttgcgaaggcatttctcgttgcgaaggcagcactccttgcaaaggcagcactcctggcgaaggcaaaaccccGTGCggagacagcactccctacaaaggcagccctcgttgcgaaggcagcactcctagcgaaggcagcactccttgcgaaggcaacactccttgcgaaggcagcacatcttacgaaggcagcactccttgcagatgcagcactccctgcgaaggcagcactccttgcgaaggcaccactccttccgaaggcagcactccctgcaaaggcagcactcactgagaaggcagccctccttgcgaaagcagcactcatagcgaggcagcactccttgcgaaggcaactctccttagaagggcagcactcctagcgaaggcagcactccttgcgaaggcatatctccttcGAATGCAACACTCCTTgtaatggcagcactccttgcgaaggcaccaccccttgcgaaggcagcactcccagcaaaggcagcactcccagcaaaggcagccctcattgcgaaggcagcactccttgcgaaggcagcactccttgcgaaggcatttctcgttgcgaaggcagcactccttgcaaaggcagcactcctggcgaaggcaaaaccccGTGCGaggacagcactccctacaaaggcagccctcgttgcgaaggcagcactcctagcgaaggcagcactccttgcgaaggcagcactccttgcgaaggaagcactccttgcaaaggcagcactcattggaaggcagcactcgttgcaaaggcagtactccctctttgcgaagccagccctccttgcgaaggcagcactcctagcgaaggcagcactccttgagatggcagcgctccttgcaaaagcagcactccttgcgaaggcagcacaccttacgaaggcagcactccttgcggatgcagcactccctgcgaaggcagcactccttgcgaaggcagcactccttgcgaaggaaccactccttgcgaaggcagcactccctgcaacggcagcactccctgcaaaggcagcactcactgcgatggcagccctccttgcgaaagcagcactcctagcgaaggcagcactccttgcgaaggcagctctccttagaagggcagcactcctagcaaaggcagcactccttgcgaaggcatatctccttgcgaaggcagcacttcttgcaaaggcagcactccttgggaaggcaccacccattgcgaaggcagcactcccagcaaaggcagccctcattgcgaaggcagcactccttgcgaaggcagcactccttgcgaaggcagcactacttgcgaaggcagcactccttgcgaaggcaccaccccttgcgaaggcagcactccctgcaaaggcagccctcattgcgaaggcagcactccttgcgcaggcagcactccttgcgaaggcagcactccttgcgaaggaagcagtccttgcgaaggcagcactcattggaaggcagcactcgttgcaaaggcagtgctCCCTGAGagggcagcactacttgcgaaggcattaccccttgcgaaggcagcactccctgcgaaggcagccctcctctcgaatgcagccctccttgcgagggcagcactcctagcgaaggcagcactccttgcgaaggcagcactccttgcgaaggaagcactccttgcaaaggcagcactcattggaaggcagcactcgttgcaaaggcagtactccctctttgcgaagccagccctccttgcgaaggcagcactcctagcgaaggcagcactccttgagatggcagcgctccttgcaaaagcagcactccttgcgaaggcagcacaccttacgaaggcagcactccttgcggatgcagcactccctgcgaaggcagcactccttgcgaaggcaccactccttgcgaaggcagcactccctgcaaaggcagcactccctgcaaaggcagcactcactgtgaaggcagccctccttgcgaaagcagcactcctagcgaaggcagcactccttgcgaaggcagctctccttagaagggcagcactcctagcggaggcagcactccttgcgaaggcatatctccttgcgaaggcagcactccttgcaaaggcagcactccttgggaaggcaccacccattgcgaaggcagcactcccagcaaaggcagccctcattgcgaaggcagcactccttgcgaaggcagcactccttgcgaaagcagcactctttgcgaaggcagcactccttgcgaacgcaccaccccttgtgaagccagcactccctgcaaaggcagcgctcattgcgaaggcagcactccttgcgaaggcagcactccttgcgaaggcagcactccttgcgaaggcagcactccttgcgaaggcagcactccttgtgaaggcagcactcattggaaggcagcactcgttgcaaaggcagtgctccctgagaaggcagcactacttgcgaaggcattaccccttgcgaaggaagcactccctgcgaaggcagccctcctctcgaaggcagccctccttgcgagggcagcacacctagcgaaggcagcactcctagcgaaggcagcactccttgtgaaggcagcactccctgcgaaggcagccctccttgcgaaggcagccctccttgcgagggcagcactcctagcgaaggcagcactcattgcgaaggcatcacttcttgcgaaggcagtactccttgcgaaggcaacactccttgggaaggcaccaccccttgcgaatgcagcactccctccgaaggcattaccccttgcaaaggcagcacaccttgcgaaggcagcactccttgcgaaggctgcactctgtacgaaggcaacactcctagggaaggcagcactctgtcccaaggcagcactccttgggaaggcagcactccttgtgaaggtagcactccttgcgaaggagcactccttgcgatggcagcactccttgcgaaggcagcactccttgcgaaggcagcactccttgcaaaggcagcactccttgcgaaggcaacactccttgggaaggcaccaccccttgcgaaggcagcactccctccgaaggcattaccccttgcaaaggcagcacaccttgcgaaggcagcactccttgcgaaggctgcactctgtacgaaggcaacactcctagggaaggcagcactctgtcccaaggcagcactccttgggaaggcagtactccttgcgaaggcagcactccttgcgaaggcagcactccttgcgaaggcagcactccttgcgaaggcagcactctttgcgaagggagcactctgtgcgtaggctgcattccgtgcgaaggcagcaatctgtgcaaaggcagccctccttgcgaaggcatttctccttgtgaacgcagcactccttgcgaaggcaacactgcttgcaaaggcagcactccctgcgaaggcagcactccttgcgaaggcgccaccccatgcgaaggcagcactccctgcgaaggcagcacttcttgcgaaggcagcactctgtgcatagGCTGcattccgtgcgaaggcagcaatctgtgcaaaggcagcactccttgcgaaggcatttctccttgcgaaggcagcactacttgcgaaggcagaactactTGCAAAGGCAGCATACCGTGCAAAggaagcactacttgcgaaggttgCTTTCCGTGCGGagacagcactccgtgcaaaggcagcactctgtgcaaagacagcactctgtgcgaaggcagcaccccttgcgaatccaccactacttgcgaaggcagcaccccgtgcgaaggcagcactacgtgcgtaggcaccatcccttgtgaaggcagcactccctgtgaaggcagcactcctagagaacgcagcactccttgcgaaggcatcactccttgtgaaggcaggaatctgtgcaaaggcagcactccctgcgaaggcagcataccttgcgaaggcgccaccccatgcgaaggcagcactccctgcgaaggcagccctcattgcgaaggcagcactccttgcgaaggcagcactccttgtgaaggcagcactccttgcgaagggagcactccttgcgaaggcagcactccttggaaggcagcactccttggaaggcagcactccttgcaaaggcagtactcccggcgaaagcagaactacttgcgaaggcattactccttgcgaaggcagcactccctgcgaaggcagccctctttgcgaaggcagccctccttgcgaaggcagcactcctagcgaaggcagcactcattgcgatggcagcgctccttgcaaaggcagcactcctagcgaaggcagcactccttgcgaaggcaccactccttgcgaaggcagcactccctgcaaaggcagcactccctgcgaaggcagccctccttgcgaaagcagcactcttagcgaaggcagcactccttgcgaaggcatctctccttagaagggcagcactcctagcgaaggcagcactccttgcgaaggcatatctccttgcgaaggcagcactccttgcaaaggcagcactccttgcgaaggcaccaccccttgcgaaggcagcactcccagcaaaggcagccctcattgcgaaggcagcactccttgcgaaggcagcactccttgcgaaggcagcactccttgtgaaggcaccaccccttgcgaaggcagcactccctgcaacggcagccctcattgcaaaggcagcactccttgcgaaggcagcaccccttgcgaaagcagcactccttgcgaaggcagcactccttgcgaaggcagtactccttgcgaaggcagtactccttgcgaaggcagcactcattggaaggcagcactcgttcaaaggcagtactccctgagaaggcagcactacttgcgaaggcattaccccttgcgaaggaagcactccctgcgaaggcagccctcctctcgaaggcagccctccttgcgaagacagcactcctagcgaaggcagcactccttgtgaaggcagcactccttgcgaaggcactactccttgcgaaggcagtactccttgcgaaagcagcactccttgcggaggcagcactccttgtgaatgcagcactccttgtgaaggcaacactccttgcgaaggcaccaccccttgcgaaggcagcactccctgcgaaggcattaccccttgcgaaggcagcactccctgtgaagacagccctccttgcgaaggcagccctccttgtgagggcagcactcctagcgaaggcagcactccttgcgaaggcagcactccttgcgaaggcagcactccttgcgaaggcagcactccttgcaaaggcagcactccttgcgaaggcaacactccttgggaaggcaccaccccctgcgaaggcagcactccctccgaaggcattaccccttgcaaaggcagcacaccttgcgaaggcagcactccttgcgaaggctgcactctgtacgaaggcacactcctagggaaggcagcactctgtcccaaggcagcactccttgggaaggcagtactccttgcgaaggcagctctccttgcaaaggcagcactccttgcgaaggcagcactccttgcgaaggcagcactctttgcgaagggagcactccttgcgaaggcagcactccttggaaggcagcactccttgcaaaggcagtactccctgcgaaagcagaactacttgcgaaggcattaccccttgcgaaggcagcactccctgcgaaggcagccctccttgcgaaagcaggactccttgcgaatgcagcactccttgcgaaggcagcactccttgcgaaggcagcactccttgcaaaggcagcactccttgtgatggcagcgttccttgcaaaggcagcacttcttccgaaggcagcacaccttgcgaaggcagcactccttgcggatgcagcactccctgcgaaggcagcactccttgcgaaggcaccactccttgcgaaggcagcactccttgcaaaggcagcactccctgcgaagtcagccctccttgcgaaagcaggacTCCTAACGAtatcagcactccttgcgaagccagctctccttagaagggcagcactgctagcgaaggcagctcttcttgcgaaggcagcactccttgcaaaggcagcactccttgtgaaggcaccaccccttgcgaaggcagcactccctgcaaaggcagccctcattgcgaaggcagcactcattgcgaaagcagcactccttgcgaaggcagcactccttgcgaaggcagcactcattgggaggcagcactcgttgcaaaggtagTACTCCATGAGAAGGCTGCACCACCtgcgaatgcattaccccttgcaaaggcagcactccctgcgaaggtagccctcctctcgaaggcagccctccttgcgaagacaacactcctagcgaaggcagcactccttgcgaaggcagcactcctttcgaaggcagtactccttgcgaaggcagcactccttttgaaggcagcactcctagcgatggcagcacaccttgcgaaggcagcacttcttgcgaaggcaccacaccctgcgattgcatgtctctgtgcaaaggcagcactccgtgggaaggcagcactacgtgcgaaggctgcactccgtgcgaaggctgcactccttgcgaaggcagcactccttgcgaaggcagcactcctagcgaaggcagcactccttgcgaaggcagcacttcttgcaaaggcaccactccctgcgaatgcagatctctgtgcaaaggcagcactccgtgcgaaggaagcactacgtgcgaaggctgcactccatgcgaatgcagcactccttgcgaaggcagcactccttgcgaaggcagcactccttgcgaaggcagcactccttgcgaaggcagcactccctgcgtaggcagcactccctgcgaaggcagcactcctagcgaaggcagcactccttgcgaaggcaacactccttgcagaggcagcactccttgcgaaggcaacagtccatgcaaaggcagcactccttgcggaggcagcactctgtgcaaaggcagcactccctgcaaaggcagcactctatgcaaaggcagcactccttgcgaaggcagcactctttgcgaaggcggcactccttgcgaaggcagcactctgtcaaaggaagcactccgtgtgaaggcagcactacgtgcgaatgCTGCACTTcgcgtgaaggcagcactccttgctaaggcagtactccttgcgaaggcagcactccttgcgaaggcagcactccctgcgaaggcagcactccctgcgtaggcagcactccctgtgaagtcagccctccttgcgaaggcagcactctgtcaaaggaagcactccgtgtgaaggcagcactatgtgcgatggctgcactccgtgcgaaagcagcagtccttgcgaaggcagcactccttgcgaaggcagctttccttgtgaaggcagctctcctttcgaaggcagcactccctgcgtaggcagcactccctgcgaaggcagcagtcctagcgaaggcagcactcctagcgaaggcagcactccttgcgaaggcagcaatccttgcaaaggcagcactccttgcgaaggcaacagtcaatgcgaaggcagcaatccttgcgaaggcagcacaccttgcgatggcagcactccttgcgaaggctgc is from Schistocerca cancellata isolate TAMUIC-IGC-003103 unplaced genomic scaffold, iqSchCanc2.1 HiC_scaffold_1148, whole genome shotgun sequence and encodes:
- the LOC126159868 gene encoding 60S ribosomal protein L22-like, encoding MAAHLAKAALLAKAPHPANADLCAKAALRGKAALRAKAALRAKAALLAKAALLAKAALLAKAALLAKAALLAKAPLPANADLCAKAALRAKAALRAKAALHAKAALLAKAALLAKAALFAKAALLAKAALLAKAALLAKAALLVKAPPLAKAELPAKAALLAKTTVHAKAALLAEAALCAKAALPAKAALPAKAAPPA
- the LOC126159869 gene encoding ice-structuring glycoprotein-like — translated: MSAAFARRAAFSVSAAFAGSAAFGRSGAFARSAAFAGSAASARSAAFVRCAAFARSVAFARSAAFARSAAFATRAAFVGSAVSARGFAFARSAAFARSAAFATRNAFARSAAFARSAAFAMRAAFAGSAAFAQSAASARSAAFAWSVAFARSAAFARSAAFARSAAFARSAAFARSAAFARSAAYAGSAAYAGSAAFARRNAFARSAAFARSAAFAMRAAFAGSAAFAQSAASARSAAFAWSVAFARSAAFARSAAFARSAAFARSAAFARSAAFARSAAYAGSAAYAGSAAFARRAAFARSAAFSAAFARSAAFTRSAAFTRSAASARSAAFAWTVAFARSAAFARSAAFARSAAFARSAAFARSAAFARSAAFARSAAFAGSAAYAGVLPLHIVLPPQGVLPLHELLPSQGVLPSQGVLPLQGVLPSLGVLPSLGVLPSQGVLPTQGVQPSQGELPSQGKLLLQGVLPSKECCLR
- the LOC126159870 gene encoding ice-structuring glycoprotein-like; this encodes MRAAFAGSAAFARGGAFARSAAFASSAAFARSAAFARSAAFAMRAAFAGSAAFAMGGAFPRSAAFARSAAFARRYAFARSAAFARSAALLRRAAFARSAAFARSAAFARRAAIAVSAAFAGSAAVAGSAAFARSGSFARSAAFARSAAFAGSAASARSAAFVRCAAFARSAAFARSAAISRSAAFARSAAFARRAGFAKREYCLCNECCLPMSAAFARSASFARSAAFARSAAFARSAAFATRAAFVGSAVLARGFAFARSAAFARSAAFATRNAFARSAAFARSAAFAMRAAFAGSAAFAGSAAFARGGAFARSAAITRSVAFEGDMPSQGVLPSLGVLPF
- the LOC126159871 gene encoding alanine and glycine-rich protein-like produces the protein MSAAFTRSAAFARSAAFARSAAFARSAAFARSAAFAMSAAFAGSAGFTRGGAFARSAAFAKSAAFARSAAFARSAAFAMRAAFAGSAAFAMGGAFPRSAAFARSAAFARRYAFARSAASARSAALLRRAAFARSAAFARSAAFARRAAFTVSAAFAGSAAFAGSAAFARSGAFARSAAFAGSAASARSAAFVRCAAFARSAAFARSAAISRSAAFARSAAFARRAGFAKREYCLCNECCLPMSAAFARSASFARSAAFARSAAFARSAALARRAAFERRAAFAGSAAFARGNAFASSAALSGSTAFATSAAFQ
- the LOC126159872 gene encoding uncharacterized protein LOC126159872, with translation MAAHLAKAALLAKAPHPAIACLCAKAALRGKAALRAKAALRAKAALLAKAALLAKAALLAKAALLAKAALLAKAPLPANADLCAKAALRAKEALRAKAALHANAALLAKAALLAKAALLAKAALLAKAALPA